One genomic segment of Myxococcales bacterium includes these proteins:
- a CDS encoding PD-(D/E)XK nuclease family protein: protein MTTLFIVPSERHVEAAGLRGERAETRTRFAARLVRALAPEARFASPEITRLALTESLKATLWEDALLGPLVRAGGAAYLRTVELVDAAIGDVRRLALSAAALERAESAAGRGPEGLRAATLRRAIVALDRTLESRGLVDGRSEGQVLRDVLKRSSAAEVLVATKAQRVTARAVALWDPADVAWWNALGVRLKEAGGGAIVELPTFEQKGLDADRERDPLEALMDELMKELADAPVATPIRATLGDFVGGAPHDLERLSVVFSSDAVAMARAVVARVLRAIGDGAPVDRVAVAIARVDEALLVPLRAAFLEANVPIFEPRGAPAATAGIVATALFAHELGAKGLPRLDVALLLRSRYVDAVKITGVTDRREAKRIVLALADALEGAPSANAPDAGRALEETVVSKAGEALRPFARRVAETLMAIEDAKTRGGHARAARSLWDALGFPARVSLDARATLGSDAVATGLARAELLALSRDAHGWRVLGDAVDAYLAATSALGLGASPATSEIFRHELTRVLEAGAPPPAAGRLFAVRIVRLHEIAGEPLSHLFILGANDGALPKAEPAGPLFTEALQERLGARGPSSSSSRARELAQLAMAAAHAESVTLFLRETGDEGEALGPSTVVSALLRAGVPRERAGAGVLFGSPLSAREAALAATYREPERARPADLRRATTERIRERHHGQAATAPGAAPACGDLVVTPWLSELVASEMGTAARPLPVTALEAFARCPFQGYAQHLLGARDVKIIGETPDAREAGTLVHEALAAAMLAVAPLLSRVPVDKDAARALAMEAADRVLWSGSESTLRHLAIDLARERVVRVVDWSLEDESWIFEFAEQSFGDARAGEGAWPALAIPEAQTVLRGAVDRVDVSRSTAPRRLRVIDYKSSSSAVKEARRELGATMLQVPLYALAAQRALGHAHPSGLYVPVAELDPNFGEDAKFAKQWQELFEGDATPLKERVREIADGARAGRFAPAPERPAFCDRCSFDGVCRKPRFVADEDEEWAGS, encoded by the coding sequence TTGACGACGCTCTTCATCGTGCCGTCGGAGCGGCACGTGGAAGCCGCTGGCCTTCGCGGCGAGCGCGCCGAGACGCGCACGCGGTTCGCCGCGCGGCTCGTTCGGGCCCTCGCTCCCGAGGCGCGCTTCGCTTCGCCCGAGATCACGCGGCTCGCGCTCACCGAGTCGCTCAAGGCGACGCTCTGGGAGGATGCGCTGCTCGGTCCTCTCGTGCGCGCCGGCGGCGCTGCGTACTTGCGCACGGTGGAGCTCGTCGACGCGGCCATCGGCGACGTAAGGCGGCTGGCGCTCTCGGCGGCGGCGCTCGAGCGCGCCGAAAGCGCCGCCGGTCGCGGGCCCGAAGGGCTTCGTGCGGCGACGTTGCGACGGGCCATCGTCGCGCTCGACCGGACGCTCGAATCGCGCGGGCTCGTCGATGGGCGCTCCGAAGGGCAGGTGCTCCGCGACGTGCTCAAGCGCTCGAGCGCGGCCGAGGTGCTCGTCGCCACGAAGGCGCAGCGCGTGACGGCGCGGGCCGTCGCCTTGTGGGATCCGGCCGACGTCGCGTGGTGGAACGCGCTCGGCGTCCGGCTCAAAGAGGCCGGCGGCGGCGCCATCGTCGAGCTGCCGACCTTCGAGCAAAAGGGCCTCGACGCCGATCGTGAGCGCGATCCGCTCGAAGCTCTGATGGACGAGCTCATGAAGGAGCTCGCCGACGCCCCCGTGGCCACGCCCATTCGCGCCACCCTGGGCGACTTCGTGGGAGGGGCGCCGCACGACCTTGAACGCCTCTCCGTCGTTTTCAGCAGCGACGCCGTTGCCATGGCGCGCGCCGTCGTCGCTCGGGTGCTCCGAGCCATCGGCGACGGCGCGCCCGTCGATCGCGTCGCCGTGGCCATCGCGCGCGTCGACGAAGCGTTGCTCGTGCCGCTGCGGGCCGCGTTCCTCGAGGCCAACGTCCCCATCTTCGAGCCGCGCGGCGCGCCTGCCGCCACAGCGGGCATCGTGGCCACGGCGCTCTTCGCGCACGAGCTCGGGGCCAAGGGCCTTCCCCGGCTCGACGTGGCGCTCCTCCTCCGCTCGCGGTACGTCGACGCCGTCAAGATCACAGGCGTCACCGACCGGCGCGAAGCGAAGCGCATCGTGCTCGCCCTCGCCGACGCTCTCGAGGGCGCTCCTTCGGCGAACGCGCCCGACGCGGGACGCGCCCTCGAAGAGACCGTTGTGTCAAAGGCCGGCGAGGCGCTTCGGCCCTTCGCGCGCCGCGTCGCCGAGACGCTCATGGCCATCGAAGACGCCAAGACCCGCGGCGGTCACGCGCGCGCGGCCCGCAGCCTTTGGGACGCGCTCGGCTTTCCGGCCCGCGTGAGCCTCGACGCGCGCGCGACGCTCGGCAGCGATGCTGTGGCGACGGGGCTCGCACGCGCCGAGCTCTTGGCGCTCTCGCGCGACGCGCACGGGTGGCGTGTCCTTGGCGACGCGGTGGACGCGTATTTGGCCGCGACGAGCGCGCTCGGGCTCGGCGCTTCGCCGGCCACCAGTGAGATCTTCCGTCACGAGCTGACGCGCGTCCTCGAGGCCGGCGCGCCGCCGCCCGCAGCAGGGCGCCTCTTCGCTGTGCGCATTGTTCGCCTCCACGAGATCGCCGGCGAGCCGCTCTCCCACTTGTTCATCCTCGGCGCCAACGACGGCGCGTTGCCGAAGGCCGAGCCGGCGGGGCCGCTCTTCACGGAGGCGCTCCAGGAGCGACTTGGCGCGCGCGGACCGAGCTCGTCGTCGTCACGCGCCCGCGAGCTGGCGCAGCTCGCGATGGCCGCAGCCCACGCCGAGAGCGTGACCTTGTTCTTGCGAGAGACGGGGGATGAAGGCGAGGCGCTCGGTCCGTCCACGGTGGTCTCGGCGCTCCTCCGCGCGGGCGTGCCGCGTGAACGAGCCGGCGCCGGCGTGCTCTTCGGCAGTCCCTTGAGCGCGCGAGAGGCGGCGCTCGCGGCGACGTACCGGGAGCCCGAACGCGCTCGCCCGGCGGATCTTCGGCGCGCCACGACGGAGCGCATTCGCGAGCGGCATCATGGGCAGGCGGCGACGGCGCCCGGCGCGGCACCGGCGTGCGGCGATCTGGTCGTCACGCCGTGGCTGTCGGAGCTCGTCGCGAGCGAAATGGGGACGGCCGCGCGCCCGCTGCCCGTGACGGCCCTCGAGGCCTTTGCGCGGTGTCCCTTCCAGGGTTATGCGCAGCACCTGCTCGGCGCGCGCGACGTGAAGATCATCGGCGAGACGCCCGACGCGCGCGAAGCGGGGACCTTGGTGCACGAGGCGCTCGCGGCGGCGATGCTCGCCGTGGCTCCGCTCTTGTCGCGGGTGCCCGTCGACAAAGACGCGGCGCGCGCGTTGGCCATGGAAGCGGCCGATCGGGTCCTCTGGAGCGGGTCCGAGTCGACGCTTCGTCACCTGGCCATCGACCTCGCCCGCGAACGCGTTGTGCGTGTCGTCGACTGGAGCCTCGAGGACGAGTCGTGGATTTTCGAGTTCGCCGAGCAGTCGTTCGGTGACGCGCGGGCCGGCGAAGGCGCGTGGCCGGCGCTCGCCATCCCCGAAGCGCAAACGGTCCTTCGCGGCGCCGTCGACCGCGTCGATGTTTCACGGAGCACGGCACCGCGTCGCCTTCGCGTGATCGACTACAAGTCGAGCAGCAGCGCCGTCAAGGAGGCGCGCCGCGAGCTGGGCGCCACGATGTTGCAGGTGCCGCTCTATGCCCTCGCGGCCCAGAGGGCCCTGGGGCACGCGCACCCGAGCGGCCTCTACGTGCCCGTCGCCGAGCTGGACCCGAACTTCGGTGAGGACGCGAAGTTCGCCAAGCAGTGGCAAGAGCTCTTCGAGGGCGACGCGACGCCCCTCAAGGAGCGCGTGCGCGAGATCGCCGACGGCGCGCGCGCTGGGCGGTTCGCGCCCGCGCCGGAGCGGCCGGCCTTCTGCGATCGCTGCAGCTTCGACGGCGTGTGCCGCAAGCCGCGGTTCGTCGCCGACGAAGACGAAGAGTGGGCGGGGTCGTGA